Within the Spirochaetales bacterium genome, the region TATAATATCGGTGTCGAGTTCGAATGGAAATTGACCTTTGCCGCTGTTGCGGATTTGATTCGTATGTCCCTCGATGCACATCATTATGAATCATTCGAGGAGGAAAGAAAAACCCGTGTTTTCTGGGGTTCCGTCGGCGGTTTTTTTCGCGATCTCTACACGGCGGGAAACGTATCCTTCATCGCATCGGAAGTTTCTTATCCGGGAAATTATTTTACTGATCCTGAAAACGAGATCAGAAACACTTCGCAGAAACGTCCGCTTCAGGGACAGTCTCCCTATGTGATCAATGTATCGTTGGGTTACGAAAACAGTGTCTCGTGGTCGAAATTCAGACCGATTAAAACCTCGATTTATCTTAACTACAACGTCTTCGGCCGGAGAATACTGAGTATAGGGACATGGGGGACGCCGGATCTCTATGAGGAACCATTCCACAGGCTCGATGTTGTCGCAAAACAGCAATGTAACGAGGTTGTTTCTGTGGAATTAAAGATGAAAAACCTGCTCGATCTTCCCGCCTACGAAGTCGTCGGCGACAGGGTGCAAAAAGAATACCGCAAGGGACGCCGGTTTGAGTTATCCGTCACGATTTCGATGTAGATTGAATGAATCCGGGGCGGCGTACTTGTATAAAAGGCTATTGATGATCGTTTGAGATCGATAAAAAATACTTGGAGGATGATTCAGCAAAGGAGTGAAGCATGAAACGGATAACTGCCATCGTCATGATGCTTTTCGTATGTATCGATGTATTTTGTTTCGGAACAAAAGAACAAGATCCGTGCGGAGTGATGCGTTTATGCATCGGGGGATCCTCGACCATGAGATGGATTTTTGAGAGGGCTTTCGACGTATATAAGGAAATAGACGAACATGCGGAATTTCATTATGATTTTCCCGGTTCGGGGGCCGGTATACAGGGGGTGCTCTGCGGCACATATCACATCGCCGCCGTAAGCAGAGAACTTTACAAACAGGAAATACGCTACGGGCTCTGTGCGACAACAATCGCGATGGACGGAATCATGCTGATTGTGAAGGATTCCTTTCCGGTAGATGATATAACACTCGAGCAGGCGGCCGCCATTTTTACCGGAGAAATATCAAACTGGAGCAGGGTCGGCGGACCGGATCTGCCGATCGTACCGGTAAAAAACAAACCATGGAGCGATACGGACCGTGCTTTTCTGGAACTTGTTCTTATGAGAGTATACGGCGACGACGCGCGTATTCGATGTGACGGTATACAGACGATGGGGAACCGTGGAATGATGAGGGCTGTTTCCAGGAACAGGAATTCCATCGGATACGCCCCCCTGTCCAAACTTCACAGCCTTCCCGACGAATGTTTGAAAGCGTTAAATATAAACGGCGTTGCTTTCACCCATGAGAATATTCTCAACAGAAAGTACCCGATCACGCGGCCGCTCAATATGGTGACGGTTGGAGAACCGTCAAGTGAAGCCGTGCTTTTTATCGATTTTCTTAGAAGCCCTGCAGGACAGCATATCGTCGATTTCTTCTGGTATTTACCGGTGCGTTAAGAAAAAACACGGTGTTGTCGCTCTAAATAGCTGGTGCCCCGCTACATATACCTCGCCGGGATAAGGGTATCGCACAGTAAAAGGATATGCTTCAAATTCGAAGAAGCCTTTTCGGCTATGGTTACAGGAGTGCCTTTGAATTTTCCGATGTCCTGTATGCATTCGATGCCCCAGACCCCGTCGTATCCGCTTTCGTATATCGTTTTAATGTGGCGGCAAAAATCAATCTGCCCATCGCCAAGTATGAGATGTTCATCGGTGATTCCGTGATTATCGTGGATATGAAGGGCGACAAGACGGGATAGAATATCCGTATAAAGAAAGACCGGCCACGATCCGGAAATCTCGGCATGTCCCGTATCGAGGCATAATCCGATCTCGGAAAAGGCGTTGATCACATTGATTATTATATTGTTCATGTATGATTCAATGAGATTTTCGAGGGCAAGATAAACGCCTGCTTTGTATGCCGCATCGAGCAGCAGTTCGACGGCATTTTTCAGCTGAAGCATTGACATATGAAGATTGTCGGGTATCGCCGTAATAGTGTCGAAAGCATGAACGATGACCGAGCGGGCATTCAGCTTCCCGGCCAATGTGATTGTTTGAAGTATTTTGGCGATGGATTGTGTCCATGTTTTCATATCTCTGGTATACAACCGGATGTTTCTGAACGGCGAATGAATCCAGTCGACAGAAAGGCGGTTTCGAATCAGCAGCCTTGAAAGCGCCGCGATTCTTTTTTCCCCGCAATGGATCAGATTTTCGGTAAGCCCGTCATCGATACTGATATGGGTAAATCCCGCGCCGGCGATCGCCTCGATCTTGTTCTCGAGTGATCCTTTGTTTGAGAATGCAGTGGTTATGGACAGCTTCATTCGTTACCTCCTGTATGACTTTCATTTATATATTGACAATTCACTTATGATAATAATTGCAAGTCAGTATTACGGATGAATTAACCGCGGATAAGGATTCCATGGAGTATTGATTATGATTCGATTATTTGTATCCGGATGAATATCTTTATACGAGTGCAGGCTGTACAGGAAACTGCGTACAACCCGATCTAAAAACTCGTTTATTGTGAAAAATGCGCCCGGTATTTCTTGTCTCTCTTTTTATCCAAAAGCAATTTGTCAGTGATATTGTCCGCGAATTCCTCCGCATATCTCAGATATGCGGCTCCGACTATAGAGGTAAAACATAGACTTATAACACACGCGATAATGGTTACTGCTAACATGCTATAATGTTCACTGTATTGTTTTTAAAACAGGTTAGTTGTTCGTTAGGAAATGGTTATTTTTTCAAACATTTCTTAAAGCAATCCGAAATTCCTTATAATAATTATATTCGGATTGCTTTAGAAGCTTGCTTAAAAACAGACAAAGCTTTCTAATAATAAACTAACACTTAACACATATACATTCCAACTTAATATTTCATTTTTTTCCTAATCGTTACGTTTTGTTTAAGAAATTTCTGTAATTAAAAGAGGGGGAATAATGGGACAATGTGAATGTATATTACTTGGCATTTTGATAATAGCAGTACTTCTGTTTTTGTTACCGGGATGCCATGTACAGTTATCGGAAGAAGAAATTCTGGTAATTCAAACGGAATCGATTTCCATCGATACACCCGCGACAGTTTATTACGGCATGCTGCATAATCATTCCAATTATTCGGACGGGAAAGGAAGCCCGGATGATGCTTACCGTTATGCCAGGGACACGGTGGGGCTTGATTTTTTTGGCCTTTCCGATCATGCAGAAAGGTTGACTGATAAGGAATGGAAATCCTTGATAAACACTGCCGGCCGTTACAATCAGGACGGTGTATTCGTCGCTTTTTCGGGATTCGAATGGTCGCACAATACTTATGGCCATGTTACAGTGACAAATACTGAAGATATCTGCAGGGCTAACGAGTCTGGTACCGATACGTTTTATGGTCTTGTCGGCTGGCTTGAAGAGAGAGGGCATAGCTTTTTTTAATCACCCCTGAGGCCGGAATTCAACAGGTGTCGAATTCAACCACTTTATTTCACGTCCTTCAGAAAAGTTTGTCGGAATGGAGTTGTGGAATAAGAACAAAGGATTTGAGATATATTATTATAATAATCAGGCTGTCGATTTATCTTCAATAATGTGATAGGATACTTGTCATGAGACAATTCATCATACCTAACCGCGAACAGCAGTTGCTGTTTGCGACTATAGATCTTGAAAGCATCGCTCCGATAGGAAGTCCTCTTCGAACGATTGATGCGCTTGTGGAATCACTCGACACAAGTTCAATTGAGGTTGAATATGACCTCGATTCGCCGAATGGCCGCGAACCGATACATCCGAAGACACTCATAAAGGTTGCGCTTTACGCCATACACAATTGCCGTTTTTCACTCAGGAAAATCGAGCATGATACGACAGCATATTTAGGGTACCGCTAGCTGACGGGAGATGAAGGGATAGATCATTCAACGATGGGTAAATTTCTTTCGAGACACAAAGAAAGGATCGTGGAGCTGTTTTCACAGATAGTCGAAATTGGTATCGAAAAGGATCTGATTA harbors:
- a CDS encoding DUF3604 domain-containing protein, coding for MGQCECILLGILIIAVLLFLLPGCHVQLSEEEILVIQTESISIDTPATVYYGMLHNHSNYSDGKGSPDDAYRYARDTVGLDFFGLSDHAERLTDKEWKSLINTAGRYNQDGVFVAFSGFEWSHNTYGHVTVTNTEDICRANESGTDTFYGLVGWLEERGHSFF
- a CDS encoding phosphate ABC transporter substrate-binding protein produces the protein MKRITAIVMMLFVCIDVFCFGTKEQDPCGVMRLCIGGSSTMRWIFERAFDVYKEIDEHAEFHYDFPGSGAGIQGVLCGTYHIAAVSRELYKQEIRYGLCATTIAMDGIMLIVKDSFPVDDITLEQAAAIFTGEISNWSRVGGPDLPIVPVKNKPWSDTDRAFLELVLMRVYGDDARIRCDGIQTMGNRGMMRAVSRNRNSIGYAPLSKLHSLPDECLKALNINGVAFTHENILNRKYPITRPLNMVTVGEPSSEAVLFIDFLRSPAGQHIVDFFWYLPVR
- a CDS encoding sugar phosphate isomerase/epimerase; translated protein: MKLSITTAFSNKGSLENKIEAIAGAGFTHISIDDGLTENLIHCGEKRIAALSRLLIRNRLSVDWIHSPFRNIRLYTRDMKTWTQSIAKILQTITLAGKLNARSVIVHAFDTITAIPDNLHMSMLQLKNAVELLLDAAYKAGVYLALENLIESYMNNIIINVINAFSEIGLCLDTGHAEISGSWPVFLYTDILSRLVALHIHDNHGITDEHLILGDGQIDFCRHIKTIYESGYDGVWGIECIQDIGKFKGTPVTIAEKASSNLKHILLLCDTLIPARYM